The following coding sequences are from one Chelonoidis abingdonii isolate Lonesome George chromosome 4, CheloAbing_2.0, whole genome shotgun sequence window:
- the C4H11orf16 gene encoding uncharacterized protein C11orf16 homolog — translation MENPGRSLCTEHKYCRAVTALDKLSCSNFVTNTDLFSSSSFIVHPAWVTRPLIPQRCSWISHCPHFPDTACKGLKVWEKSVDIAHVPVLARRESDGFYYLGTIKQEIEQSERGTFLVEFDKPLASGDKYSVCVQKTARDDILEYVNGMRHSILPGDKVLAPWEPDLVRYGPGTILLGIETRDPLRASEDEEITVCFWNDKKVKVPLGVALWIPPDTWERIVEMIHMPFTSRLKLTNPLTTTSSYTSTCRLLRAPIHSCALDDGLSKYRWPWLWPWPFICPPFHGHCHSICCSPVHVGCICCSHPKFSAWRPLLSASLLPQRNTEQQESNNKPTAQLLELESPKENEPAAAATTASSSSSSSDLESEEEMGLTKSTVVDSAVNTDSSLFKKTKLKDAAKPEWKYWKRSHTKSHPRNPGISIPSSKCTKGKAESRTIFSLDMHPVASTNHSAMFETIEQSPRRHLTLKDVLIHHDFKSSLGSQATPFLENLGENRIECERQRRACMEQKRKKKIQQQQECEREQQAEEKYYTAQEHRSSFYWYNNAQFTGFFFSRNKKLLHFENKDKKVKEQDRKQNQTMKTKQLAQQRTNLKMQTMAEEDRQKEQQRLAHLQRVRDTYDEREFNKCIAKEIKEKQSQEARRRRVETQYKLMAEKLSQEEKQKRK, via the exons ATGGAGAATCCAGGAAGATCCTTGTGTACAGAGCACAAGTactgcagagcagtgacagcACTAGATAAACTCTCATGCAGCAACTTTGTAACTAATACCGATCTCTTCTCTAGTAGCTCTTTCATAGTGCATCCTGCTTGGGTTACCAGACCTCTCATCCCACAAAG GTGCTCATGGATCAGCCACTGTCCCCATTTCCCTGACACAGCATGTAAGGGACTGAAGGTGTGGGAAAAATCAGTGGACATTGCTCATGTTCCTGTTCTAGCAAGAAGGGAATCTGATGGGTTTTATTATCTTGGTACAATAAAGCAGGAGATAG AACAGAGCGAGAGAGGAACTTTCCTGGTAGAGTTTGACAAACCACTTGCATCAGGTGACAAGTATTCAGTATGTGTGCAAAAAACAGCCAGGGATGACATCCTTGAATATGTCAATGGAATGAGGCACTCTATACTCCCTGGAGACAAAGTACTGGCACCCTGGGAACCAGACCTGGTCAGATATGGCCCTGGAACCATCCTACTAGGCATTGAAACACGGGATCCCCTGAGAG CCTCAGAGGATGAAGAAATCACGGTCTGTTTTTGGAATGACAAGAAAGTGAAAGTACCACTAGGTGTGGCCTTATGGATTCCACCAGACACATGGGAAAGGATAGTAGAGATGATTCACATGCCCTTCACCAGTCGATTAAAGCTTACAAACCCTCTCACCACCACTAGCTCTTATACTTCTACCTGCAGACTTCTAAGAGCCCCCATCCATTCATGTGCTTTAGACGATGGGCTAAGTAAGTACAGGTGGCCATGGCTGTGGCCATGGCCATTTATCTGCCCCCCTTTCCATGGTCATTGTCACAGTATATGCTGTTCACCAGTCCATGTGGGATGCATCTGCTGCTCCCATCCCAAATTCAGTGCCTGGCGGCCTCTACTATCCGCATCTTTGCTCCCTCAAAGAAACACTGAACAGCAAGAGTCCAATAACAAGCCCACTGCACAACTTCTAGAATTGGAAAGTCCAAAGGAAAATGaaccagcagcagctgctactactgcttcttcctcctcctcctcctctgatttAGAAAGTGAGGAAGAGATGGGCCTAACGAAGAGCACGGTGGTGGATAGTGCTGTTAATACAGATTCCAGCCTtttcaaaaaaaccaaactgaaaGATGCTGCAAAACCTGAGTGGAAGTACTGGAAGAGAAGCCACACCAAGTCACATCCTAGGAATCCAG GAATCAGCATTCCCAGCAGCAAGTGTACAAAGGGGAAAGCAGAATCCAGAACCATTTTCTCCTTGGACATGCACCCTGTTGCATCAACCAACCACAGTGCAATGTTTGAAACTATTGAACAGTCTCCGAGAAGACATCTCACACTGAAAGATGTCTTAATCCACCATGATTTCAAGTCATCATTAGGG TCACAGGCCACTCCTTTTTTAGAGAACCTTGGAGAAAATCGAATAGAATGTGAACGCCAGAGAAGAGCCTGCAtggaacaaaaaagaaagaaaaaaatccagcagcagcaggagtgtgAAAGAGAACAGCAGGCTGAAGAGAAGTACTACACTGCACAGGAACACCGGAG CTCTTTCTACTGGTAT AACAAtgctcaattcactgggtttttcTTCTCCAGAAACAAGAAACTGCTGCATTTCGAGaataaagataagaaggtaaaagAACAAGACAGAAAGCAGAATCAGACAATGAAAACAAAGCAACTTGCACAGCAGAGGACAAACCTGAAGATGCAGACCATGGCAGAGGAGGACaggcagaaagaacagcaaagactAGCTCACCTGCAACGAGTCAGAGACACATATGATGAGAGGGAATTCAATAAGTGTATAGCTAAAGAAATTAAAGAGAAACAATCTCAG GAAGCCCGAAGGAGAAGAGTGGAGACCCAGTACAAGTTAATGGCAGAAAAGCTCTCTcaagaggaaaaacagaagagaaagtaA
- the ASCL3 gene encoding achaete-scute homolog 3 translates to MDSKSYCNFMDRLSIYDSQHVQLTRPFGGDPIVTFHVYPETPTQFTCSEDLPLLPCTSEELITENFYTDPCNFPYQVAQANYGRCDYSYGPAFIRKRNERERQRVKCVNEGYAKLRRHLPEEYLEKRLSKVETLRAAIKYIHYLQSVLYSDSAVTEKNNLELGHTSKAITREIQF, encoded by the coding sequence ATGGATAGTAAAAGCTACTGTAACTTCATGGACAGGTTGTCCATCTACGACTCACAACATGTACAACTGACTAGGCCTTTCGGTGGGGATCCTATTGTCACGTTTCATGTGTACCCTGAGACACCTACCCAATTCACTTGCTCTGAGGATTTGCCACTACTTCCTTGTACATCTGAGGAGTTGATCACAGAGAACTTCTATACTGATCCTTGCAACTTTCCTTACCAAGTGGCCCAGGCTAATTATGGCAGATGTGACTATTCCTATGGACCAGCTTTCATCAGAAAGAGGAACGAAAGGGAAAGGCAGAGGGTTAAGTGTGTCAACGAAGGATACGCCAAACTCCGACGTCACCTGCCTGAGGAATACTTAGAGAAACGGCTCAGCAAAGTAGAAACACTTCGAGCTGCAATAAAATACATTCACTATCTACAATCTGTTCTGTACAGTGATTCTGCAGTGACAGAGAAGAATAACCTGGAACTGGGCCATACTTCCAAGGCAATTACCAGAGAGATCCAGTTTTGA